The Microcoleus sp. FACHB-831 sequence TCTTGGGCTTCTTTCAACAGTTTGGTATTCTTCACTCCTCGATTAATGAAGATGCCGGATAGCGGCAATCCACTTCGGGCATTTTGGATTTGCCGTACCATCCTGACAGCCGACGCTGCTGAAACTAAATCTAGTCCTGATGGGGTAATCGGAATTACTGCAAGTTTTGCAGTTAGAAGCGTACACCGGGTTGCTTCTCCCAAATTCCCGGCATTGTCCACTACCAAATAATCCACAGTCTTTTCCAGCTTGGGAATTTCTTCAGCCAATTCATCTGGATCGGTCATGCGATATATAGGCACTTCTGTATCCATTGAATGCAGCCAGGTGGAGGTACTGCTCTGACCATCAGCGTCAATGACCGCAACCTTGCGCTTTTTGATGGCAGATAAC is a genomic window containing:
- a CDS encoding ParA family protein — protein: MTTICFSNLKGGVGKSTTLTHFAYWLSAIKKRKVAVIDADGQSSTSTWLHSMDTEVPIYRMTDPDELAEEIPKLEKTVDYLVVDNAGNLGEATRCTLLTAKLAVIPITPSGLDLVSAASAVRMVRQIQNARSGLPLSGIFINRGVKNTKLLKEAQELLKQLEGVKAFKQVIYQRQAIADAFLQNTTVWGLKGSDDAASDYQRLFTEILRLAK